The Triticum urartu cultivar G1812 chromosome 5, Tu2.1, whole genome shotgun sequence genome contains the following window.
CCATAATCCACACTTCAAAATCAGTTTTGCGCAGGATTAATTGGAGCTTGTGCGTGATTCTATTTGCTTGCTACAGTAGAAGAACAGATAAAATGAATACAACATGAGAAAATAAAATATATACCCAAGTTTGCACTTATTTACCGACATTACACTAAAAATTGTCCAAGCAAAAGAAAGCTTTCTCAAAATAAACAGTATGGCGTGATGGTATACAGGAATGTCACATAAAACAATAGTAAGCCCTGCAGTTCAGTTTCTATGATTCCCTAATACTGAAAGCAATAGCCAAATATCACCTTATAGTTCTTTTAGAGTAATAAAATGGCGGGCTCGCTTCAACATCCAATCTAAATGCATGCATCTCACTCAGAATTGCTACATGATCAGGTAATTATGCATGTGTCCTTACTTGTCCAGAACACAGGGGGCTCATGCCTATTAGAAATTGAATTGGCAAGATGTAGAGCCGCCTACTTGCCAACACCTTCAAATGTGACGTAAAATACAGAATAGAATCTTCATGAAACCAAGCTGCAGACAATACCGAAACAAGAAAAAGATGGAGTTTCTAACAGACTCATCCATTCTTCACCATAACTGGAGTTCTCTCCTTTCTTTTTTGTAATAACTGTTAGATGCTGAAAGGATTAAGTCATCCTAGTGTTAAGGCCTCTAGGGCATCTAACTTTGGTCTTAGATAAGAAGATTAGTCCAAATTGATGCACCATCAGTATTCCCCATCGGATTTCAAGTACTCTTGAATTAGTTGACACCAAAAATTACTGTAGCACGATATGGATTGGATTCTCTTTTCATTTTGAAGTTAAACTGTGATCAACATCTATGCGAAGGAACTTCACAGAGACTCGACAGCCTGCAAATGCAGAGGAGGATTGCATACACAACCTGGGACACTCAGTAGAATGAACTCGATCCGCGCATGGTTGGTTAGTCTTCCGCAACGAAAAGATGAACTGGATTGTTAGAAATTATGTGAAAATGCACACGCACCAAATCCTAACGAAAATTGCAAGGCTGTTGAAAGTACACAAGACCCAGTATCACATGTCAGTTCAACATGTGAAGAAAATACAGAGTTGATCCAACGGACATTAGAATAACTACATACACAAAATCCAGTTTCAAAATTGCAACATATGAAATTAACGGGAATTCCAGTCGTAGCACTTAGAACTCAGCCTCAGCACACGGCGTATCAAATAAAAACACGCATGATTAGAAATTACATTTGTCAGAACAGCAAGCCAGGAATTTACCGGTGAGGTCTGAGATGAAGGCGCGGCACGGCCATCCTGTGGTGTTGCTCCCGACATCAAGCAGGTACAGGCATACAGCCGTGCGCCACACAAGAGGCTGAATGACGGGGGCGACCGACGAGCAGCACGAGGGAGGCGGACATACAGAGCCGGGTCAGGCACCGTGCACCACAGGAGAGGCGGGCGGGCAGGGGCCGACGGCTAGTGGCGAACGGGCCGGCAAGTGAGGAGTGGAAAGCGGCAGGAGCCACTTGAACAAATTATTTTACAAATTACTGTAATGACTAATCGAATATACAAAAGCAATTCACATGGACCGGACAGAGGACTCTGTTCTGTATGTTTCTGAGTAGAAACGTAACAAACAATGTAAGAAAATGAAATTCTAAATTAATTCTCACAATTTTTGTTAGTATGATTTTAAGCACAATGCTAACAGGCTACAGCACATACAGCTATTAGCTGAAATAATTTTCTTCTTATATATTCCCTTTACTCCCAATAGATTCATGGATGAACAGAAGACTAACACTCAAACGGCACAAATTCATCAATAAAACGCCACAGGCACAGATCGAGAAGCGTGTGCTCACCAGATTGTTGGCTAGGATGACCTTGGCGGCCTTCCCCATGAGGAACTTGAGGAACGGCACGGATGGCACGGAGGTGCGGATTCGGTTGTCCTCGGTGATGTTCCCGGTCGTCGTCCAGCAGAATGTTCAGATCGGCACGAAGGAACACATTCTGCTCCTGAGGTCCTTGTGGCCCAGGGGTGCCCACGCTCCTCTTGGTCGCCATTTCCTCCTCGGTCTCCCCTTCCACTGCACCAAATCCGACGCTGTAAACATCAGAATAATCCGCAGAGGAACCAGATTCAGACGACAGGAGATTTATCAGGCAAGTGATCGATCGGGTTGATGCCAATTGAACAACACATTTCTTCCATTCGAAAGTGAGTTCATGAATCCCTGTGATGATTTTGTGGGTGTTCTGTACTACACTGTATTCAAAATCTGCACAAATAGAAAGGAAACAAATTAAGTTGCAGCCGTGTAACTAAAGAACTTTGTCTTATGCCCTGAGGGGTCACTTATCCGGTGCTGCAGCTGGAGCTGCCTCCTCGGCAGGCGGCTTCTCTGGCTGTGCCATTTGCTTGCTGCCGCAAGTGGTGGAACGCGGCAACAACGGTAGGAAGGGGAGCAGCATCGCCATGGCCTCGACGCGCTCCCTTGGGCTTGTGACGCCCATCGTGGTGGAGATCGTGAAGCCTGAGACGTCGTAGGGGAAGTGGAGATGCAATGAGAGGAGGATCTGAGAGGCTATGGGTGGCAAGgcttgggggggaggggggaggatGCTGGAGGAGGTGTGATGGAACCTGGTGCCGCGCGGAGGAACGCCGACAGCTGCTCCATCGCCGGTCGGTTGGATCTACAGCGGCACCAACCCGCGTCCATCGCCTGGAACTTCTCCCGGAGCTGGGCCGCCTCTATGTGGTAGCTCTCGGAGAGGGGAGACCCCGCGGCTTGGTGCATGTCGGGggcggctcctcctcctctgctgccGCGGCCGCCGTAGTTACTGTGCGCACCAAGGCCGCCATAGTTGTTGCCGCCCCGATGATAGCCTCGGAAGTGTCCACCATGACCAACCCCTTTGTAGCCACGGCCGCGGCCTCCACCATCACCGCTGCCGCCTCCCTTCCTCGGCCACGAACACCATCGTCGTCGCCCCTTCGGTACCCATGCCTTCTTCCGCCGCCGCTATAGGTTGCCGGGGATCCGTTCTTTCAGGGCCTAACGAAAAAAGTGTGGGGGAGCCACGATTCCGGTGGAATTGATTCGGAAATCACGGAGTTGCGGTGGGGGATCGGCGAGGTGGAGTACGAAAATTGGCAGACGATGGCGCGTCTGCTCGCCAGAATATTTGATCTGGGACGTTAATTTGGACGGCGGACTATCGGCACAATATGGACAGTAGGATGTGTTTACGTTGATTTGATCGGACGGCTATGGTTATCTCGTGTACAGTTTGTTGTGTGGAGATAGGGGAATTAATGTTTGCTCTTTTAATAGTAGTGTAGATAACCATGACCCAGAAACAGAGTTGGACACTGAGTTATTCTCTAACCTCGCGTCAAGTTAACACCTCCCCGACTGTGATTCAACCATGGCTGGCGCACCGTTCCGTAGCAATGGCCTTTGCCGGCGCGTCTTACGTACCCCGACATCTGTTCTAAGCCGCCACCCACGTGGGTCATGGCGGTTATACCCACAAGTCGCCACCTCCGTTTGCCTTGGAACCGCTGGCATGCCTCGGTTCCGCGGTCGCCGACGCACTTCACCGGCTTCGCCCGTCAAGCCGCTCGCCTCGGGCCGCCTGGGTCACCTCCGCCGCTGTGGCCTCGCGCCTGCCATTTCAAGCGCCGCTTGGCCTTTCGCTGTTGCGGCCTGCTCCATAGCCAAGTCGCTCATCCGCCTCACCTCCACGGTGAGTCGCGGCGCTGACTTTCTTCTGCGCGGCTTCGCTCCCTCTTTCGAGCTGATTCGCCGGCGCCTCTCTGCTCTGAGTTGCCCTCAACTCCGCGGCTTCACTCCAGGTCGCTCTCAAATCCACGGCCTTGTGCCATTGCTGCTGCAGCCATGCATCAAACTATCGTTCGAGCGGCTGCTTCCATGGTCGATCTTGCCAAGTCGGCCTCATACCTGCCGTTGCTGCTGCAACCCGCTGATGGCTCCAAGCCGCGAGGGCCTCGGGTCACCTCCTTAGTGTACCCCGCTGCATCGCGCCTTGGGCCTCCTCACCCTTGAGCCGCCGACGTCGTCGGAGTTCTGGCCTTTCTATGTCCAGCTGCCTCAGCCGCCGTTGTAACCCGCTACTCTGAACCGCCCCTGCAGCCACCTGAAAAGTCCTTGAGGTGCACTGAGCCAGGTTAGCTACAAATGCTTTTAAGTACTGAGACTGCAGAAAAGTGAGCGAGTCTTTTTACTACTATATGGAGAGATTGGCATCAATGCAAATTTTCTGGTATGGACAAGCCGGTCAGAAGAAAAACTCAACATGCATGAAACGACTTAAGTACTATTAGTATTGTCTCCTTATGAGAGGAAAGCAAACAAAAGGGATCAAGTCCCCACGCTAATAAGGGCTAAAGGGAACGCACATCATCAGATCAACTGAGCATCTGCTATCTTTTTCATCCGACAAAAAATTCCAGGTGATGCCCATCTCGTCTGTTTTATTAGCACATATTGTTTTTGTCAAAGAACGATTACTCTGATTCATGATATTTTTTCGCAAGACCATTATTCATTACATAGGTGTTGCAAGAGGACGTGCGTCAATATTATTATTTGCACTAGCACTCGTCCATGTCATGCTGCTCGACGGAAACATGTGCAAATCGCTGCCCCTGCTACATCAACACGATGCGGCTGACTCACCCATTCTCGCGACTTACCGCGCCTGCGACTCACTCGCCCGTACGCGCTGGCTTAAAATGCCGCGGCCGGCTCATTTGTTTGCTCCCGTGGCCGACTCGGTCGTGATTGATTTCAGtttcaccatggtgatcatcaactccgcggtgataATTACTAACCTGACGCATCAGATGAAATCCATCCAGCATATTAttatatattatatattgctttctttaacaaagcaattactctggcttgcaagtTTTCCAATGCAGGAAAAGTTGTCTACTGCAAAAGGGACTATTATATCACTGAGCTGTTGAATGACTCATACCGGCTTGTATCATGGTCAAATATGGAGTGTCTCGagccaactcctcgagtagtcttaagactcgggggctacaatgacatgactcgggaactccgggtcattggagggaatgATAACTCGGTTTCGAAGGACAccgccatattgatgaaaatttaaaggcactcagaaaattgtcggttcaaaataaagattctggtttaaaatccagttcaagagacatctctctcccgcaaagctttgaagcgctcaaatccggttcaaacatccggctcaaggtaaatttgtctcatacaaagcttttaagctctcaaatccggttcaaaacATCCGGATCAAGGTAAACCTGTCTCCCACAAAGATTTTATACTCTCAATATCCAGTTTGAAATTCTGGATTAAAAAAAGAAttcatctctcgcaagttcgagttttcAGAAAAATTACAGGGatcaaagagagtttgttgcacagcacaactcaaacataggcacccgaCGAGCACAACTCAgaaatatatcacttgggggctttcgGCTTATTTAGCTAagctatgattaccctttgatGCGGCTCATAGCCACATTTacaggtcatttgggggcttcctgttcaaacataggtcatattcgaaccaaagagaacatagctgttggtaccctcttgatcggtgcaatGCCAAACcaactagggggcttcttgatcgtattcgaatcatagcttaaccccttttgggtccgacttggatagtattcgaatcagggtcgttaaaaacctctcaaggtcatttgggggcttcctattcaaacataggtcatattcgaaccaaagagaacatagctatcggtaccctcttaattggcgcaatgccaaagccactgggggctacatgatcgtattcgaatcctagcttaacccctttggtccggcttactgatcgtattcgaattagAAGCCTCAAATTCTTCTTTCTATTTTGCTTAAGTTTTTTGAAAGCAGTCTTTTGGGTTTGTCTTGAGACTTTTTgttcatatctgaagcatatataTGGTTTCGATTAACCCGTCTTGACTTTGGATGAGAAGTTGCCATCATATGACAATTATAAACATTTGGAAGTTTTGGCTTCTAAATagtgggttatcacccttactacacaggtatcctaaaccggcagtacgattcaatatcacaggaaccagtttttcaaaccgggttatattattcaaatctttaatagccaacatggctggatatTTATGAAAAGCCAATATTACGATTGAGGTTTTgaaagtcgcttcagcgcaatggatattattttatcaatggatacaATTTATTCCCGAGCCGCTGCaagcttacgacccggcacttgggggctacattattcaagttgaaattacatcaaatatgcaagtcccatgtcactgctagcatgcaccatggcacttgggggctaatgtaaagtcatttttactggccttattgaagacccgattcatcacattgtaatgagccggcccttgggggctacacattgtTGCTCAGGTTTACATGACcgtatttacaaagtccctgctcatttgCATattgacccggcccttgggggctacactgattgaaatttttatgagcataaggcaattacaagcccgaggttgctgcaagcatgacaacccggcacttgggggctatagGTGATATGTATATAAGGGAGGAATaacttcaaattctcagttttgagcaaatcaggtaTTATATTATTATCGGAGAAATCTGCAAAGTTTATGACCCGGCGTCATCATAAGATTAACCCGGCATCAGCAACAATTACGACCCggtgctatcaatatttacaaaccggatattttggcaatgataagccgcaagttctacaagccggctgaaagtcagatgagtatttcaagaccaatatttttaaGCCGGTACTTTGGAAGCCAATTCAGGTGGATTATTTCTTACAATATTTCTCTACAAGAGatcaatgtcagcaaattgactctgaagttgacctattgacccggatttctcAAAAGAAGTATCTGGATTTTTTACATTGACAAAGTTGAAACATATTTGCTAAGGGAGATTTGctatgagatcatggacatgtatatatcaacaagtgacaaggacttaaagatgatcaggtgccggcATACAAAATATTTAACCTGGAGCTAACCTGTCAAATTTTTCTTGTGTTTTgtttacaggatcagtttaacatggataaatccaaattaaaccgatggctaatgtcggggatataccccgcggtatgacccgacCGGATATATGAGCCGGCGGACTTGGTGTTTCATTGGTAACCCACTAGAGGATGGGCGACtcacgtgtctggcggttcactggtgtgacgactcacgagcccgaagactcattggtgacccggcgggTGTTTCacacggatgacaaggcccaaggccgaGTAGGCTAGTTCGTATgatggtgggccggtttatgaggaaggcataaggaatattctcctacaaaggaagcaagactaggactccacttgtaatagagtaatcctaatcctactaggactagtcatatAATCCGTCCcctcaacatatataaggaggggcagggctccccaagagggacaagcaagaagaaacaatctctagggctagacacaaagggggagccggcttatgtggcgactctctcatgagcataatgagatctagccacaaacaacatgtagggctattccggatgatgtttcccggggcccaaagctgtctaaatccttgtcatgtgttgcgtctctcgattccgctcaacccctctcaagctactataaagatgcgttggcctcacgactaagttcTCACACTAGggcatctgtcgtgacaattccacgacaccatgggtgttagaatcattactatgtaatctagattattgactctagtgcaagtgggagactgaaggaaatatgccctagaggcttTATATtaccttatatcatgataaatgtttactattcatgctaaaattgtattaaccggaaacttggtacatgtgtgaatacatagacaaacagagtgtccctagcatgcctctacttgactagctcgttaatcaaagatggttaagtttcctaaccatagacatgtgttgtcatttcatgaacgggatcacatcattagagaatgatgtgatggacaagacccattcgttagcttagcataatgatcatttagttttattgatattgctttcttcatgacttatacatgttcctctgactatgagattatacaacttccgaataccggaggaacaccttgtgcgctaccaaacgtcacaacataactgggtgattataaagatgctctacaagttactccgatggtgttttttgagttggcatagatcaagattaggatttgtcactccgtgtatcggagaggtatctctgggccctctcggtaatgcgcaTCACTATGAGCCCTACAAGAAATGTGATTGATGAGTGaattatgggatgatgcattacagaacgagtaaagagacttgcggtgacgagattgaactaggtatgatgataccgaggatcgaatcttgggcaagtaacatactgatgacaaagggaataacgtatgttgttatgtggtttgaccgataaagatcttcgtagaatatgtaggaaccaatatgagtatccaggttccgctattggttattaaccagagatgtgtctcggtcatgtctacgtagttctcgaacccgtagggtccgcacgcttaacgttcgatgacaatttgtattatgagttatgtgatttgatgaccgaagtttgttcggagtcccggatgagatcacggacatgatgaggagtcta
Protein-coding sequences here:
- the LOC125508529 gene encoding uncharacterized protein LOC125508529 isoform X3, producing the protein MHQAAGSPLSESYHIEAAQLREKFQAMDAGWCRCRSNRPAMEQLSAFLRAAPVEGETEEEMATKRSVGTPGPQGPQEQNVFLRADLNILLDDDREHHRGQPNPHLRAIRAVPQVPHGEGRQGHPSQQSDLGL
- the LOC125508529 gene encoding uncharacterized protein LOC125508529 isoform X2, producing MHQAAGSPLSESYHIEAAQLREKFQAMDAGWCRCRSNRPAMEQLSAFLRAAPVEGETEEEMATKRSVGTPGPQGPQEQNVFLRADLNILLDDDREHHRGQPNPHLRAIRAVPQVPHGEGRQGHPSQQSAVGPCPPASPVVHGA
- the LOC125508529 gene encoding uncharacterized protein LOC125508529 isoform X1 — translated: MHQAAGSPLSESYHIEAAQLREKFQAMDAGWCRCRSNRPAMEQLSAFLRAAPVEGETEEEMATKRSVGTPGPQGPQEQNVFLRADLNILLDDDREHHRGQPNPHLRAIRAVPQVPHGEGRQGHPSQQSVAPAAFHSSLAGPFATSRRPLPARLSCGARCLTRLCMSASLVLLVGRPRHSASCVAHGCMPVPA